From Draconibacterium halophilum, one genomic window encodes:
- the mutL gene encoding DNA mismatch repair endonuclease MutL, translating into MSDIIQLLPDAVANQIAAGEVIQRPASVVKELVENALDAGATEITINIKDAGKTLIQISDNGSGMSPTDARMAFERHATSKIREAKDLFAIRSMGFRGEALASIAAIADVELRTKKADDEVGTFIHVIGSEVKTQEPAGCNNGTNFMIKNLFFNVPARRKFLKANSTELKHIIWEIQRIALPNPDIKLSLIHNGTTVYDLPPANHRKRLVDVFGRSLNQSLINVDEDTSIVKVFGYVGQPKYARKTLGEQFFFVNGRFMRHPYFHKAIMQAFNKLLPPDTYPSYFLFLELDPEAIDINVHPTKTEIKFENDRDIWPIIHAAVRESLGKHNVVPSIDFDQSGSIDIPVPKKGGEDVRFPEIQVNPDYNPFNNEKQFAERGYSPFDKDSGQGRSSFPDSGREKKNLENWEELYQGAQLKIKPEPEYRGTAPQNDDLYVNAPGQFSGKKVLQLKQRYVLTPVKSGLMVIDQKRAHERILFEKFMEVLKSDSVASQQQLFPQTIELNPADSALLKSILEDLLSLGFDIREFGKDTFIINGTPGVLDISSPELILEKLLEDYKTSPVDARSKAREQIAASLAKASAMDYGTNLKQEEVDHLIDNLFACATPNFSPDGKKVLTIISTDDIEKSFSK; encoded by the coding sequence TTGAGCGATATTATTCAGTTATTACCCGATGCAGTAGCCAATCAGATTGCTGCCGGAGAAGTTATTCAGCGACCGGCATCGGTTGTTAAAGAGCTCGTGGAAAATGCTCTTGATGCGGGTGCAACTGAAATAACCATCAATATAAAAGACGCCGGGAAAACACTCATTCAAATTTCTGATAATGGCAGCGGGATGTCGCCAACCGATGCCCGAATGGCTTTTGAGCGCCATGCCACCTCGAAAATACGTGAGGCTAAGGATTTATTTGCCATTCGTTCAATGGGGTTTCGTGGCGAGGCACTGGCATCAATTGCCGCCATTGCCGATGTTGAACTACGTACCAAAAAAGCCGACGATGAGGTAGGAACTTTTATACATGTTATTGGCTCGGAAGTAAAAACACAGGAGCCTGCCGGGTGCAACAATGGTACCAATTTCATGATTAAAAACCTGTTTTTTAATGTGCCGGCTCGTCGTAAATTTCTGAAAGCGAATTCAACCGAATTAAAACATATTATCTGGGAAATTCAGCGGATAGCGCTACCCAATCCCGACATCAAATTATCATTGATTCACAACGGCACAACAGTTTATGATTTGCCACCGGCCAACCATCGGAAACGTTTGGTTGATGTGTTTGGAAGAAGTTTGAACCAAAGCCTGATAAATGTTGATGAAGACACCAGCATTGTTAAAGTGTTTGGTTACGTTGGTCAGCCAAAATATGCCCGCAAAACACTGGGCGAACAATTCTTTTTTGTGAACGGGCGTTTTATGCGTCATCCGTATTTTCACAAAGCCATTATGCAGGCTTTTAATAAGTTATTGCCGCCCGATACGTATCCGTCGTATTTTTTGTTTCTGGAACTCGATCCTGAAGCAATTGATATAAATGTGCATCCTACAAAAACCGAAATAAAATTTGAAAATGATCGCGATATCTGGCCGATAATTCATGCAGCGGTGCGCGAATCGTTAGGCAAGCATAATGTAGTACCATCCATTGATTTTGACCAAAGTGGAAGCATCGATATTCCTGTTCCGAAAAAAGGAGGTGAGGATGTGCGTTTCCCAGAGATTCAGGTCAATCCCGACTATAATCCTTTTAACAACGAAAAACAGTTCGCCGAACGTGGATACTCGCCTTTTGATAAGGACTCAGGACAGGGAAGAAGCTCTTTTCCGGATTCGGGTAGAGAAAAAAAGAACCTGGAGAACTGGGAGGAATTGTACCAGGGAGCACAGCTAAAAATAAAACCTGAGCCGGAATATCGCGGTACAGCTCCGCAAAATGACGACTTATATGTCAACGCGCCCGGGCAGTTTAGCGGTAAAAAAGTGTTGCAGCTGAAACAACGTTATGTGTTAACGCCGGTAAAATCGGGGTTGATGGTTATCGATCAGAAAAGAGCACACGAGCGCATTTTATTTGAGAAATTTATGGAAGTGCTGAAATCGGATTCGGTAGCCAGCCAGCAGCAATTATTTCCGCAAACCATTGAACTCAATCCAGCCGATTCGGCATTGCTGAAATCAATTTTGGAAGATTTGTTGTCGTTGGGATTTGATATTCGCGAATTTGGCAAAGACACTTTTATTATAAATGGTACGCCAGGTGTTCTGGATATTTCTTCGCCTGAGCTGATATTAGAAAAATTGCTGGAAGACTATAAAACATCGCCGGTTGATGCGCGATCAAAAGCCAGGGAACAAATTGCTGCGTCGTTGGCAAAAGCATCGGCAATGGATTATGGCACCAACCTCAAACAGGAAGAGGTGGATCACCTGATCGACAACTTGTTTGCCTGTGCTACACCCAACTTTTCGCCCGACGGGAAGAAGGTGTTGACCATCATTTCGACAGATGATATCGAAAAAAGTTTTTCAAAATGA
- a CDS encoding rhomboid family intramembrane serine protease, with protein MRYRPMLNMPPVVKNLILANVVVFLITIVLKQTGTDLYPILGLHFPLSEKFRLHQFFTYMFMHSSSGIGHIFFNMFALYMFGRVLEGVWGSKRFLTFYLVTGIGAAVLHMVVAYFEYRSLIGKLSPDQIAYVKEVGYQIWSEGKNFSDPLSGKLNAILNTPTVGASGAVFGILLGFGMLFPNTQLMLLFPPIPIKAKYFVIGYGALELFFGVSGIQGSVAHFAHLGGMLFGYFMIKYWNKNSNRFY; from the coding sequence ATGAGATACCGTCCGATGTTAAATATGCCTCCGGTAGTGAAGAATTTGATTCTCGCCAACGTTGTGGTTTTCCTGATTACCATTGTGTTAAAACAAACCGGTACCGATTTGTACCCGATTTTAGGATTACACTTTCCCTTGTCGGAGAAGTTTAGGCTACACCAGTTTTTTACTTATATGTTTATGCACAGCTCGAGTGGTATTGGGCATATCTTTTTTAATATGTTTGCCCTGTATATGTTTGGGCGCGTGTTAGAAGGCGTGTGGGGGTCAAAACGGTTTCTGACATTTTACCTGGTAACCGGAATTGGTGCAGCAGTGTTGCATATGGTGGTCGCTTATTTCGAATACCGGTCACTTATTGGAAAATTGTCACCCGATCAAATTGCTTACGTGAAAGAGGTTGGCTACCAAATTTGGAGCGAGGGAAAGAATTTTAGCGATCCATTATCCGGTAAGCTAAATGCTATTCTGAATACGCCAACCGTTGGTGCGTCGGGAGCTGTTTTTGGCATTTTGTTAGGTTTCGGAATGTTGTTCCCGAATACCCAGCTGATGTTACTTTTTCCGCCAATACCAATTAAAGCCAAGTATTTTGTGATTGGTTACGGTGCTTTGGAATTATTCTTTGGCGTGTCGGGGATTCAGGGAAGTGTAGCCCACTTTGCTCACCTTGGAGGTATGCTGTTTGGTTATTTTATGATTAAATACTGGAACAAGAACTCGAATCGTTTTTATTAA
- a CDS encoding iron-containing alcohol dehydrogenase: MAVNFSFATAGQIIFGNHTLDKVPDLVAGFGKKVILVTGKSSLRAEELMAKFSPGTDTILFKVPGEPTTDLIEAGVKLAREHNSEVVVGFGGGSVIDSAKAIAAMGTNKGELLDYLEVIGRGKPLTERPLPCIAIPTTAGTGAEATKNAVIKSPENNVKVSLRSSQMYPDIAVVDPVLTWSMPPALTASTGVDALTHLLETFVSNQANPFIDMICREGLTRISRSLRKAFTDGADKQAREDMAMASLLGGMALANVKLGAVHGFAGPMGGMFPIPHGAVCACLMSAVIEENIQALRNNKLDSSKFDELAKILTGNEKAMSNDAAIWASELVAELQVSTLSEFGLTQKDFPLLIEKAKVSSSIKGNPVELTDEQLFRILERSL; this comes from the coding sequence ATGGCAGTTAATTTTTCATTTGCAACCGCGGGGCAAATTATTTTTGGAAATCATACGCTTGATAAGGTACCTGATCTTGTTGCTGGTTTTGGCAAGAAGGTTATTTTGGTAACAGGGAAAAGTTCATTAAGAGCAGAAGAACTGATGGCGAAATTCAGCCCGGGAACTGATACCATACTTTTTAAAGTGCCCGGAGAACCGACCACTGATTTGATTGAAGCCGGTGTAAAATTAGCACGCGAGCACAACAGTGAAGTAGTAGTTGGTTTTGGCGGAGGCAGCGTGATTGATAGTGCAAAAGCAATTGCCGCAATGGGAACAAATAAAGGTGAGTTATTGGATTATCTGGAAGTGATTGGAAGAGGAAAGCCACTGACAGAAAGGCCGTTGCCATGTATTGCTATTCCAACAACTGCCGGAACCGGCGCCGAGGCAACTAAAAACGCGGTAATAAAATCGCCCGAAAATAATGTGAAAGTAAGTTTACGCAGTAGCCAGATGTACCCCGACATTGCAGTTGTTGATCCGGTACTTACCTGGTCGATGCCACCAGCATTAACAGCCAGCACCGGAGTTGATGCTTTAACACATTTACTCGAAACGTTTGTGTCAAATCAGGCCAATCCGTTTATCGATATGATTTGCCGCGAAGGATTGACTCGTATTTCACGTTCCTTACGAAAAGCATTTACAGATGGGGCTGACAAACAGGCGCGTGAAGATATGGCAATGGCCAGTTTGCTGGGAGGAATGGCACTTGCCAATGTAAAACTTGGCGCCGTGCATGGTTTCGCCGGACCAATGGGAGGTATGTTTCCAATTCCGCATGGTGCTGTTTGTGCCTGCCTCATGTCGGCAGTAATTGAAGAGAATATTCAGGCTTTGCGTAACAATAAACTCGACAGCTCGAAATTTGATGAGTTAGCAAAAATTCTTACCGGAAACGAAAAAGCCATGTCGAACGATGCCGCTATTTGGGCATCGGAATTGGTGGCTGAACTTCAGGTTTCAACACTCTCCGAATTTGGATTGACCCAAAAGGATTTTCCATTACTGATTGAAAAAGCAAAAGTTTCGAGTAGTATAAAAGGCAATCCGGTAGAATTGACAGATGAGCAGTTGTTTCGTATTCTGGAGCGATCGTTGTAA
- a CDS encoding putative quinol monooxygenase — protein MFIVHVFVHVKEDCIDAFKAATIENAKHSLNEPGIARFDFVEQQDDSTRFVLVEVYRTANDPAKHKETAHYQKWRDTVADMMAEPRSALKFYNVLPGENGWD, from the coding sequence ATGTTCATCGTTCACGTTTTTGTACACGTAAAAGAAGATTGTATTGATGCGTTTAAAGCGGCTACCATCGAAAATGCAAAACACAGTTTAAACGAACCGGGTATAGCTCGTTTTGATTTTGTAGAACAACAAGACGACTCTACACGTTTTGTATTGGTGGAAGTTTATCGTACAGCCAACGACCCTGCAAAACACAAGGAAACGGCTCACTACCAAAAGTGGCGCGACACAGTTGCCGATATGATGGCAGAGCCGCGATCGGCACTAAAATTTTATAATGTACTTCCCGGCGAGAACGGTTGGGATTAA
- the corA gene encoding magnesium/cobalt transporter CorA: MARFLKDRSKAKGLVPGSLVLIGRQKMDQPVIQLITYDKNNLLEESVDSVSSIQQKLSADKVNWINIYGLHDLEMIKKVGEEFKLPSLLLEDILNTDQSPKYENGENYDAFIMKILHQEKEANRIQAEQVTLILGENYVLTLQERKGDFFEVVRERIRKNKGRIRISGNDYLAYTLMDTLVDNYSILIETIGRQVEDIEDRLFKTMDSKIVEEIYRFKTELNYIRKAVRPVREFITTLLRTEDSFFKEKNFAFLKDLNDLTVQCAEAVEMYNSMTSDQLNIYNSNMSNKMNEVMKTLTIFASIFIPLTFVAGIYGMNFDYIPELKFRYGYLLFWVVILIVGGGLLIYFRRKKWL; the protein is encoded by the coding sequence GGTTTTAATCGGTAGACAAAAAATGGATCAGCCGGTGATTCAATTAATAACCTACGATAAAAATAATTTATTGGAGGAGTCAGTTGATTCGGTTTCTTCTATTCAGCAGAAATTATCAGCCGATAAAGTGAACTGGATAAACATTTATGGGTTACACGATCTTGAGATGATCAAAAAGGTAGGTGAAGAATTTAAGTTGCCGTCACTTTTACTCGAAGACATTTTGAATACTGACCAGTCGCCCAAGTATGAAAATGGCGAGAATTACGATGCTTTTATCATGAAAATTCTTCATCAGGAAAAGGAAGCAAACCGAATTCAAGCCGAGCAGGTAACATTAATTTTGGGCGAAAACTATGTGTTAACTTTGCAGGAGCGTAAAGGCGATTTTTTTGAAGTGGTACGCGAGCGCATTCGTAAAAATAAAGGGAGAATACGCATCAGCGGAAACGATTACCTCGCTTATACTTTAATGGATACTTTGGTTGATAATTATTCGATTCTGATAGAAACTATTGGGCGTCAGGTGGAAGATATTGAAGATCGTCTTTTTAAAACCATGGACTCAAAAATTGTAGAGGAGATCTATCGTTTTAAAACCGAACTCAATTACATTCGGAAAGCAGTACGCCCTGTGCGCGAGTTTATTACTACTTTGCTACGTACGGAAGACTCATTTTTTAAGGAAAAGAATTTTGCCTTTCTGAAAGACTTGAACGATCTTACCGTGCAGTGTGCCGAAGCAGTTGAAATGTATAATAGTATGACTTCAGATCAGCTGAATATTTATAACTCGAATATGAGTAACAAAATGAACGAAGTAATGAAAACCCTTACCATATTTGCTTCAATTTTTATTCCGCTCACTTTTGTGGCTGGAATTTACGGAATGAATTTTGACTACATCCCCGAGCTCAAATTCAGGTATGGATACTTGCTTTTTTGGGTAGTTATACTTATCGTTGGAGGTGGATTGCTGATTTACTTTCGGCGTAAAAAGTGGTTGTAA
- a CDS encoding carbon-nitrogen hydrolase family protein, translating into MQDIENIELKYLKFDDYQELKAAMIEVYPSMPDAYWKEHHIKSLIKRFPEGQVVLKVNGQIAGCALAIVVDYDKFEDNHKYKEITGNYSFDTHSPNGDMLYGIDVFIKPEFRGLRLGRRLYDYRKELCERLNLKGIAFGGRIPNYHLYQNELSPKEYIQKVRTKEIHDPVLNFQISNDFHPAKIIKGYLEGDKDSKEYAVLLEWDNIYYEKPRKKPEITKTVVRLGLVQWQMRPYKTFEDLMFQVEFFVDAVSGYRCDFALFPEFFNAPLMAENNHLTEPEAIRELARHTDDIIAKFSELAISYNINIITGSMPELVDDNLYNAGYLCRRDGSTERYEKLHVTPDEVKVWGMQGGSSLKALDTDCGKIGVLICYDSEFPELSRLLADEGVDILFVPFLTDTQNGFSRVRNCSQARAIENECYVAIAGSVGNLPKVHNMDIQYAQSMVFTPCDFAFPVNGIKAEATPNTEMILIADVDIGLLRELNQFGSVRNLKDRRQDIFQLKKKV; encoded by the coding sequence ATGCAGGATATTGAGAATATAGAACTGAAGTATTTAAAATTCGACGATTACCAGGAACTTAAAGCGGCCATGATTGAGGTTTACCCAAGCATGCCCGATGCGTACTGGAAAGAACATCATATCAAATCACTTATCAAACGTTTCCCCGAAGGCCAGGTGGTGCTGAAAGTTAACGGGCAGATTGCCGGTTGTGCGCTTGCCATAGTGGTTGATTACGATAAGTTTGAAGATAACCACAAGTACAAAGAAATAACCGGTAATTATTCTTTCGATACGCACTCGCCCAATGGCGATATGTTATATGGAATTGATGTTTTTATTAAACCCGAATTTCGTGGATTACGGTTGGGGCGCCGGCTATACGATTACCGAAAAGAACTGTGCGAAAGACTAAACTTAAAAGGAATTGCTTTTGGAGGACGCATTCCCAATTATCACCTGTACCAAAATGAGTTGTCTCCAAAAGAGTACATACAAAAAGTACGTACAAAAGAGATTCACGACCCCGTTCTGAATTTTCAGATATCAAACGACTTCCATCCGGCAAAAATTATAAAAGGTTATCTCGAAGGAGATAAAGACTCGAAAGAGTACGCCGTACTTTTAGAGTGGGATAATATCTATTACGAAAAGCCTCGTAAAAAGCCGGAAATCACTAAAACAGTGGTGCGTTTGGGATTAGTGCAATGGCAAATGCGGCCTTATAAAACGTTCGAAGATTTGATGTTTCAGGTTGAGTTTTTTGTTGATGCCGTTTCGGGCTACCGCTGCGATTTTGCCTTGTTCCCTGAGTTTTTTAATGCGCCGTTAATGGCCGAGAACAACCATTTAACTGAACCCGAAGCCATTCGGGAACTGGCCAGACATACAGATGATATTATTGCAAAATTCTCGGAACTGGCTATCAGTTACAACATCAATATAATTACAGGGAGTATGCCCGAATTGGTGGATGACAATTTATATAATGCCGGTTATTTGTGCCGCCGCGATGGAAGTACCGAGCGCTACGAAAAGCTCCATGTAACACCCGATGAGGTAAAGGTTTGGGGAATGCAGGGCGGCAGTTCCCTGAAAGCTTTGGATACCGATTGTGGAAAAATTGGTGTGCTGATTTGTTACGATTCTGAGTTCCCCGAATTGAGCCGTTTGCTGGCCGACGAAGGAGTGGATATCTTATTCGTACCATTTTTAACCGATACCCAAAATGGTTTCTCGCGGGTGCGAAATTGTTCGCAGGCGCGGGCCATTGAAAACGAATGTTATGTGGCTATTGCCGGTAGCGTTGGTAACCTGCCAAAAGTGCATAATATGGATATCCAGTATGCGCAATCGATGGTTTTTACACCCTGCGATTTTGCTTTTCCTGTAAACGGAATTAAGGCAGAAGCTACGCCAAACACCGAAATGATTTTGATTGCCGATGTTGATATTGGCTTGTTGCGCGAATTGAACCAGTTTGGAAGCGTTCGAAATTTGAAAGACCGTCGCCAGGATATTTTCCAGCTGAAAAAGAAGGTGTAA